The Rhodamnia argentea isolate NSW1041297 chromosome 7, ASM2092103v1, whole genome shotgun sequence genome contains the following window.
GAAACTTTGAGCGAGTGAAAAGTGGGGTTactaccatgaaaaactccaatatgatacacatgtgacaaatttaccatatactattttttttacaataaaaaacctcaaactagtacacttgtaacaaatttactccaaattgatacatctgcaACAAATTCATCCTTCGcaagttttcgttaaatctgaTCGTTAAAGTGCTAAATTGTATGACACGTGTCAATTGACGAGTATGTCAacttagggtttttaccctctgtttgtcacaaatgtatcggtttgaaaatttttgtggtattaatccaatttaacggagggtaaatttatcataggtgtatcagtttgggatttgtCGTGATGgataaaattagtttagggtaaatttgtcacatgcgtaccagtttatgatttttggtagtcaagaaaatagtttgaagtaaatttatcacaactctactagtttggggctttttcatgtgaaaaaaaaaacagtttggaaaaaatttatcataatgtattagtttgaggtttttcatggtattaactctaaAAAGTAACTCATAAAAAGTCAATTTAGACGAATTCTAAGAGTTGGAGCACATCGATTCCGAAGCGATGCTTTCAAAGCTTCAGTCAAGCAATCGCGTGTACAAATTTGCCTATGAGTTTGAGATATGCATAGCTAAATTGGTATATTGTACTTTTCTCGTACGAACCGCGAGACTATTCGGCACTCGGGagccaagattttttttttttttctaattttacttAACAAGCGCCTGCAATTACTCATtaacaaaatcaattttcaacaAAGTGgaagttattattttttttcttcttgattttaTGCATAGTAAGTACGTTAATAATCGAACTATTTAGGTCGTTAATTAAGATTTACAGGAGAGTCCGTGATTAGGACCAACGGCCTAAAACCGGCCCAATTGACTCGCTCTGGGTCCGACCGGAGTGACTCGGTTCATCACGGACCTAGTAGGCTAGTACTAGTAGTACCCTTGTGTGTGGGCCTAGTAGTTAGTTTTGCTTCCACAATTTGCACCGGCGACCATGGGCGGCGTCAGCCTCCGCTGAGGAAGTTGTTGGTctggtgaagagagagagagagagagagagagagagatgagcatTGGGAGGAGTAGCAGCGGCAGCAATGCGAAGGCGGCGGTGAAGAAGGCGTTGGGGGAAATGGACTTCAACAGCAGCGGCGGAGCCATCAACTGGTTCCCCGGCCACATGGCCGCCGCCACCCGCGCCATCCGCGACCGCCTCAAAGTCTCAGACCTCGTCATCGAAGTCCGCGACTCCCGAGTCCGTACTCtctcgcttcttcttcttcttcttcttcttcttcttgttttttgtttcaattcagGATACCATGTGCATGAATTAGTGATTCGCCTTGCTTGTCTTGGATCAGATTCCGCTGTCATCGGTGAATGCGGACTTGCAGCCTCACCTTTCCAAGAAGAGGCGAGTGATTGCTCTGAACAAGAAGGATTTGGCCAACCCCAATATTATGCACGTAAAAATCCTTACTTTATTTTCCCTGCTTTTCCCTTCTGTAATGATTCCCTTGATCATGCCTTTCATCGCACTAATCATTCGGGGGTTCtcgctctttttcttttgccgtGTAGAAATGGACTCACTATTTCGAATCTCGGAATCAAGACTGTCTCCCCATAAATGCTCATAGCAAGAGCTCTGTTAAGAAGGTCCGGCGAAATGCGTTGCTTTTTTATACCAACGCTTTTAATGAGTGCATCTGCTTGTCAATAACAAACACGCATTGGAGGtcttcttattttcttaaagCATAACATAGATgttgggttaaaaaaaaaaaattgactttggcAGTTGATTTCCTCTGTTGCATAAAGCCCTGGATTTCAAGGATCAATCTGCTTGCCCTTCTTTCACAAGCTTGGCCATGGGCTGAGACCGATTAGTGGAGTTTCGCGTTCTTGTACCATGTGGCATTGTCAAAATTGCTTTAGCCTTTTGAGGTTTGAAAACCACGACTGGCTTTTGCCTATGAAGATTTCGTTCTTTTGTTGCTAGATGTCTATTTTTCTGAGCTGCTTTTGACCTGCATTTTGCTAAACCTTCTCAGTAATTGCAGACACTCTGTATTATATGCCTTACAGTTAGGGAATGCTGCTTCCATGAATGCAGTAACTGCAAGACtgtgatttttctcttcttggtaATGTGACACGTTTGATACTTGTATTTCTCTACCGTAGCTTCTGGATCTTGTGGAGCTTAAATTGAAGGAAGCgatttcaagggaacctactcTCCTAGTCATGGTGGTTGGTGTTCCTAATGTGGGCAAATCAGCTCTAATTAATTCAATTCATCAAATTGCATCCTCTCGTTTTCCTGGTAAGATTTTCCTCTTCCTCATGATAGTGTATTGGTGGGAGATACAAACCTCCTCTTCGGCAACTGACCTCATCTCTGTAGATAGATACTGCGAACCTGAGAATGTGATGGTGCAATGGAATTCTCTCAACAAATAAATGTAGTGAGGTTGAGGCTTAATCAAGTACCATGGAAATATCATAATGTTATCTGGTAACTTTGCTTTACTTTCTATTGGTTTATAATGATGGCTTTGACTTTTCTTAGTGCAGGAGAAGATCAAGAGAGCAACAGTGGGCCCCTTGCCTGGTGTTACACAAGATATTGCTGGTTTCAAGGTCAAATATCCTATCAGCTGTTATTAAATTATGGTGGCATTCTATCAAGCAATCTGACTTTGCGATTTTGTGCATGAACTTAGAACTCTCTTGATTGACAGACGCATGATCTTGGCTTTATTGATTGACTGCTTTTGTATTAACATGTGGTGGAAAGACATTGGCAAACTTTTATAGTCAATCCTTAGAGACTCTTGCTTTTATATGTGCTTGATTACAATCATAGATGAACTTTCTTGCCATCTGTTTCAATTGATCCAACATTCTCTCACCTAATATAATTGCATATATTGTAATCTTTTCTGACTTTGAACTGTGATGTACAGATTGCTCATCATCCAAGTATCTATGTTCTTGACACTCCTGGTGTATTAGTTCCAAGTATCCCAGACATAGAGACAGGATTGAAGCTGGCTCTTGCAGGTGGCTATTGTTTTGGTTGTGTCTTTGCACTCTCTACCTTCTATAATTTGATCATCTGCTCGATTGATTTTGCTGCAGGCAGTTCTTTTCTAAACTACTAAACTAGTAACTCGTGATTTGGGCATCTCTTTACTACTTCTGTTCAACTTAGTCTGCCATAATGGAGAGTACACTAGGGGAAAGGGATTAGACGTTAGCCATCAACTTCTAGATGTTGTGACCTGACAGAGCTTTGTGAAAATGGTTAACCCTTATCGATAAGAGATTCTAGAAATTTCAAGCTTGTAAATGTAGGGAAATTGGTGTAAGTTATATGTTTCACGCATTCCTCTTCAACATTGAAGATGGCTGAATTATAGAAGACTTGAACTCAGTTTCAGCATTCGGCAACCCAGTCCTGGCTGTCATTTGGATTGTAGAAGTGGTACATAGATGAATCTCATCCGTGAATATGCTATGATGACTTTATTAAGCAGAGCTTGAGGCATTGGAAGTCGTACTTTGTTCTTTTGCTTTACATAGTGCAGCGTTTAACTAGACAATCACATTGCTTGACGAGGGAGAAGTATAATCCATCTTGTActtgtttcattttttacttttgattgGTAAACAGAAGTATATCTTATATATATTGCTTCCCCTGTCTATTTGGTTAAATTTTACCTTGTCGGtgcattttgcatttacttGATTAGGTAGTTGTTCACCGTTTCCTGCTTCAGTTTTGCCCTCTTTTCACATCCCCCATGCCAGGAGACATAGCTTAGTATCAGTCCATCTGGTATCTTCTTTATAATAGAACTTATGTATTAAATGTATCTGCAGGGTCCGTCAAAGACTCAGTGGTTGGTGAAGAGCGCATTGCTCAATACTTGTTGGCAGTATTGAATACCAGGGGCACTCCCCTTCACTGGAAGCATTCAAATAACAGAAGAATGGAGGGTATTCGATATGAACGGGAAGAAAAGCATGATTACAATCTTAAAGATCTTCGGCCAAAGAAGAAGCCACCTAATGTCTCTGATGTCCTGTATATAGAGGTACTTTTTATTTACAATATGTGCCTATATATGAGGTTTATAACGTGTCGTGATAAACTTATACAATTTGTTGGTAATCGATTGTATGCACCTGGAAGTTGTGGTCTTGGGTACTTAGATAGTAAATTCATTTATAGTCTACCATACGTTCTCATAATAATGATCCAAAATTCGTTAGCAGTCCATGTCATTGAAAGCCCCTATAGGTTTGACCAGCTTAATTCTTCCTGTAGATGATAGCTACAAGTTGCCTTGAGAATTGTGATCCACCTTGACTCAATATTCACTTAAAACTTGGAGTCTTGACTGGGTTTCAGGTGTAATGGATTCCGCTTTAGattaaagtaaaagaaaatctGTGCTACTATCGGAACAGATGATTT
Protein-coding sequences here:
- the LOC115737775 gene encoding short integuments 2, mitochondrial is translated as MSIGRSSSGSNAKAAVKKALGEMDFNSSGGAINWFPGHMAAATRAIRDRLKVSDLVIEVRDSRIPLSSVNADLQPHLSKKRRVIALNKKDLANPNIMHKWTHYFESRNQDCLPINAHSKSSVKKLLDLVELKLKEAISREPTLLVMVVGVPNVGKSALINSIHQIASSRFPVQEKIKRATVGPLPGVTQDIAGFKIAHHPSIYVLDTPGVLVPSIPDIETGLKLALAGSVKDSVVGEERIAQYLLAVLNTRGTPLHWKHSNNRRMEGIRYEREEKHDYNLKDLRPKKKPPNVSDVLYIEDMVTEVQRALYFSLSEFDGNVENENDLECLIEQQFEELQKALKIPHKASEARIMVSKKFLTLFRTGKLGPFILDDVPEVDTAS